The window GCATCCCGCAAATCCATTGGCGAGCACCAAAGTTTGTTCTGTTGGGTTGGTGGGACTCCTCTGCCAGCTGCTTGTCAGGGTCCCGACCAGAGCAGGATCCCCACTGTGACCTCGCTCTGtggtctccccccaccccggtcTTGGTTCCTGACCCAGGTGTGCCTTCCATGCGTACTTGGATGCCGCCCTGCATTTCCACCTTTCCTCTGCAGCCCTGGCACACGGATGGGGTTGCAGAAAGACCCAGAGGGGATCGCCTGCCTTctgaggaggattttttttttcaggctgcttAGAGGGGAAGGGGTGGGGAGGCCCGGCCTACTAGGGAGACCCCCTTGCCTTCTCGGCACGCCCCTCGAGGGCCCCCAGCAGTGTTTTCTCTGTGTGTTGGGGACTATTATCCATGTGTTTGCAGTGGCATctgttccaatattttttttttttttttgaaaaataaaaaatctgtgGAGAGAGCAGCCTGCTTCTTTTCTTCACGGGGGCCTGTGGCAAAATGGGGCTTTTGCTGGCTTGATGGTTCTCCGGCAGACCAGGCTCGTCTCTGCTTGGTGGCCTATAGTGCTGAAGGAGCTCGGCTGTCGTAATTTGCATTCCAAGACCCGCGACTTAGCATGACGTGCCAACTCTCCCATGTGCACGAGGGGGCCCGGCAAGTGAAAACTTCCCCAGTCCCCTGCTCTGTGCTTTTAGacaagtgctggctggggaattctgggagttgaagtccacacagcttaaagttgccgaggttgagtgTTTCGACCGGCACCCTCGGGTCTTTTAAAGAAAGGGCCGTAGCGCAGTGATCAGAGCTAGCTTTTGATTTGCAAGATTTCAAGTCTGATCCTTGAATCTTTAGATAGGGCAGAGAAAGAGGATTATCTGAAGCTCCTCAAAGACCCACCGTGTTTCCCTTTAACTCAACTCccgagttgagctcagctcctggggaGATCTGGATCTGTGCTAGGCAGCCATCCAGAAATGGTTTTCCTTCTGGGAGTTCCTTTGACGTGCTAGTCTAGCCCTTGGTGGTCTCCCGTCCAGTGTCAACTGGGCCCAGTCATGCCTGGCTTCTGagttgctgccacctgctgggatGTTTCATTTTGAAACCAGACCTTTCTTCCGAACCATGGGGAGTAGAATCTGATTTTCTTGTTTCAGTGAAGGATTCATGACTGTGGGATCCCTCAGCTAGTCTGGAAAAGATCCTTTTTTGCGACCCTGGGAAActgctactacaggtagtccttgacttacaaccatttgtttagtgaccaaagactgtgctgaaaaaagtgacttgcaaccagtccttgcactgacaaccatcgcagcatccccatggtcatgtgatcaaaattcaggcacttggcaagcaACATGCATTTATGATAGTTGCAGTGTTGCGGGGGGTCACACAATCGCctcttgtgaccttcccagctggcttctcacagcaaagtcaatgggggaaactagatttgcttaacaaccatgtgattcatttaacgactgtggtgatttggttaatgaccacagcaaaaaaggtcatacaggtagtcatttaaccatttgtttaatgatggttcggacttacaaccgctcctcacacttacgaccattgcctcatccctgcagtcacataatcatgatttgggtgcatggcaacaggttcacatttatgactgttgtagcattACATGGTTATATGATCGccacttttgaccttcccagccagcttctggcaaagtgaatggggaaaccgtgtgattcgcttaacgaccacatggttcacttaataccggcagtgattcacttaatgactgccacaaaaaaatcataaaatcaggttggattcacttaatgactgctttgcttagcaaccaaagttccagtctcaattgtggttaaGCAAAGAGTACCTGTAAAATCgagtgtgattcacttaatgaccaccttgcttagcaatggcagttccagtcccaattgtggtcataagtcgaggtcTACCTTAACTAGCACAGATCATACTAAATTAGATGGACAAGTGGTCTGATGATGCAAGGAACTTTATTAATTTCCCAGTTCCCGGGGCCCAATAGTCAACTGGCATCCCCCATGGGCTCCATTCATTTCCACCCCTCTTACCTCATTCTGATCAACAAGTTGCTTCAGCAATTCAAGTGGCTAATCAATTGAttcaatgctttttttcccctcccaactCTGTCCTTACTTTCCGGACCATGAGGAatagaaaaaaagttaaatactCCCTTGAGGTGAGCTTAACTCCAGGTGACCACACAGACACATCTGTGAGATTCTCTGGGCAACAACCTGGAAGATGACCTCCCATCCAGCCCACTGTCACCCTGCaaatctcctggtggtctcccatccaactgctAACCAGCCTGATTCTGCTTAGTTTATTTTCCTGCGAAAAGCTTTACCTGCTGGATTGTTGCATCAAAGGGAAATAGTGCTGTGCTGAAGTGTGGCAATGCTACTTCCCAGCCCTTGTTGAGCCCTCTAACAACCTTAATGCTATCCCAACCAAAAccattacagcagtgtttctcaaccttggccattttaagaggggtggacttcaactcccagaattccccactcagcatggctggctggggaattctgggagttgaagttctcccctcttaaagtggccaaggctgagaaacacggcATTAGAGCATTAGAAAAGGGCTGGGAAGCCAGGGTTCAAATTCCCATTCAGCCCAAAGACTTCCGGAGTGATTTCTTTTGCcttacctacctcacagggttgttgggaggATAAGCGGGAGGCCttgaaaaatgaataataaataataaatgagtaATAAATAATGATTCAACGAATGCACATCATGGAACCGTCCAGTTCCTCCCTCCCCTTGAACAGTCTGGCCTCCCCCCGCATCCTCCTCATGGAACAGTctggcctccccctcccccgccctTCCAATGGTCTCACCAAGATCCCGCCCTCCCAACCACGCGTCAAACCCGGATTTACGACCTCCTTTTCCGCCTGTCTCCCGGCAAGCGTTAACATCCTTTGCCTGATACGATTGGCCGAAGGGTTGACGTACCCGCACGGGGAGGCGGGGTCACCTCCCATGGCCTCACCGGACGAGAGCCAATCACCTCGGAACGTTGCTCAAGGCGGGAGCCGATTGGGTTGTCGCCTTCCAGAGACTTTCCGCCTCGTCCATTCATCCTGCGCGGCGTCTCTTGACGGGACCAATCAGGACCTAGAAGGCGGGCCGAGCTGCTTGGAGGAGGACGTGAAGTttagccgccgccgccgccgccatttTGTGCTGAGGGCTACCGCTGAGGTTCGTgaggggccgggccgggccgcgccgggcgggcgggcggaggAAGCGGGTGGCGGGGGAGATGCTGGCGGTGAGGCTGAGCTTGCGGACGACTGTACGCAAAACTGAGGCCCGGGTCTTCTGCCTCGACTAATAATCATCCTTCCCGATACTAATCCTGCGGGCCCAGAGATGGAATATAAACACGCCCCCTGTACGCGCCCAGACACAATCATGGCCTCTGCTTGTCCAGAGTTGTGCTGGTGTTTAataattatgtgtgtgtgtgtctgtctgtgcgcatatattacacacacactcGCCCACTTACACGAACTACCTATACGCAGAAACAAGCCTTTGTCCTATTCCTTCCGGTAATCGTCGTCGTCGTCTTTAGTTACAGCATATTATGTGATATATATGAGTGTCTATGTGTTCGTGGGCGGGCGGGCGTCATCTCCCAAGGACACACTTTTGGGGGCCTAAGCGTTTCATTAATTATGTGAAATTAAtattagagtgtgtgtgtgtgtgtgtgtgtgtttataacgCTGTTTAGGTGTTTAGAGGGTGCCCACACAAGACAGACCAGCTAGAAGGTCTGGGGCCCGTGCCTTTCATTGATAACAGTATGTCACGTATTGCTGATGCTGGTAACACGTGAAATAAAAACAAACGTACTTAGAGGCCACAGCCACGTTCCTTGAAGTGATAAGGTTGCATTGACGGGTAATTTATATTTCGTTTATACATCATTTAtaggtttttgttttcatttgcatCTAGCAAATACCAGCTTTGCTTTTAGCAGGTAGAGAAGGCACAGTACTTGCTTGAAGAAGCAGACTGAAATGGATACGTCTTTTAAACCGGCGGGGTGAAACACTAGAAGAATTACTGAGTTTTCCCTTTAGGGAACCTGGTTTCTGCTCATCTGTAACCCTTTAATACTGTTCCCATATAGATGGAATCGTGAAACCATTCTTGTCCCTTGCTGGTGAGAGGATTTTCTTGGGATCTCTGCTGCATGTCCATAAGATCCTTCCTGCGATTTAGGACTCTGACTACATAATGTGCTAAATCAAGGGGAGCCTTTGTCCGTATAGCAGATTTTTCCtactattgtttttttccccatggagAGGTGCTAGTAAGATAGCCTTGGAGACACCTTCCTCCACGGAATTAGGACCACCTAAAGTTAATGCTTGAAGAGGCTGATGAAATCCCCTGAGCAAACTTAAGGGAGGTTGTCTTTGATCATTACAGTCACTTGGGCCTTTTTGTTGCTGCTGAATTGCCTCCTGCTGTTTGGTTTTAGCTGTTAAGAGCAGACTAACGCATCCTTCTTGACTCCCCTGCTCAGCTCTAGCCACCATGGTGAAACTTTTCATTGGCAACCTTCCCCGGGAAGCCACGGAGCAGGAGATCCGCTCCCTTTTCGAGCAGTATGGGCGAGTCCTGGAGTGCGACATCATCAAGAACTACGGCTTTGTGCACATCGAGGACAAGACGGCAGCTGAGGACGCCATCCGCAACCTTCACCACTACAAGCTGCACGGTGTCTGCATCAATGTGGAAGCCAGTAAAAATAAGAGCAAGGCTTCTACCAAGCTGCATGTGGGCAACATCAGCCCCACGTGCACAAACCTGGAGCTGCGGTCCAAGTTTGAGGAGTATGGCCCTGTGCTTGAGTGTGATATCGTGAAAGATTATGCCTTTGTGCACATGGAGAGAGCCGAGGATGCCGTTGAGGCCATCAGAGGCCTTGACAACACAGAATTCCAAGGTGGGAAGTGGGGCCGGGGTGGGAGTAGAAGCCGGAAGCCAAAGATCTCCCCATGCTGCCTTTCCTCCCCATGTGAGGTGATTTCCAGAGAACCAGATTTAGTCGTCTGGGGGCCGCAGCTGGTCATGTTGTCCACCAGTTCAGTTCCATCCTTGATTAGTCTGATTTCTGATGCCAGGAATTTGGTTTTAGGATAGATtgaatttaaatgcatttttgtacTTCAGCAAAGATGTGTTTCAGTGACCTGCTGCTTGTTAGAAAGGAGGTGTATTTTCATCCAAATTAGGATTGCTCTTTATGAAAAACAAGACCAGAAATGATTTCATATAGAAGTTTTGAGGCCCATgagattaataataatagttcTCTTTACTGATATTATCATCCTTTCTGTTCATTGAATGCTCAAAGGAACACCATTAAAATAAGGCAATTAAAACCCCAGTAAATTATGCAAATGCTGTAAGAATATTGCTGAACACAAGTACATAAGGAGAAGACTATTAAAAGTTCAAAGGCATTAGTTTCTAGATTTGTTTGCAAATTACCCGCCCTGTTCCCACACTTCATTAGGTTTCCAGTGCATGGGCAGAAAGGAGAAAGggtatcttgcttttttttttttaaataataatagaaaaatacaCCATAGGAATTGTCACTCTGTATTTAGACCTTCAGTTGATTAATTGATAAAAATATGCCGTGTGGTTGATCAAAGTTGGTTTGATTGGTGGTTGGCTTCATATGATGCTTGGCCTTGGTTTGTTTAAGCagattttattgaataaaccatagttggCTGGACTTGTACAGGATGCCAGCCCATCTTAATCTACAAtgacacaacatgctaagccaggaCAGACCACATACTGGCTTAGAATCATGTGGGAAACTGGCTGGTGAGACACTGAACTATACCAATCAGTCTTTTGGAGTCTGTCTGGGGGGGAGTGAATCTCGATCCTAGTCTTCTTCTCACTTCCTCCCTGCTCCATTTCCTGCCTGTtcattaataaatacatgaaaaggCTTCCATTCCTCTTTTTTTCACAAGCCCTTCGCACTCCTCTCCGGTGTTCTCTCTAGTCAACATTACTGCGACTTCTCCATCCCCGAACCTCAGCCAGCCTTCTAGACTCCTATATTAGTCTcctgtggcttcctgatttacCATCCTCCTTCCTGTGATTGGattcctccttcccctcttctTGCTTCCGATATCAGCCTATTTCC of the Candoia aspera isolate rCanAsp1 chromosome 17, rCanAsp1.hap2, whole genome shotgun sequence genome contains:
- the LOC134506871 gene encoding RNA-binding protein 4B-like isoform X2, whose protein sequence is MVKLFIGNLPREATEQEIRSLFEQYGRVLECDIIKNYGFVHIEDKTAAEDAIRNLHHYKLHGVCINVEASKNKSKASTKLHVGNISPTCTNLELRSKFEEYGPVLECDIVKDYAFVHMERAEDAVEAIRGLDNTEFQGRLFEGWTSGSCGAFTSKLCQASRCVDLCLAWSH